AATATTCATTGCAATTTGCCATCTCCATTTATAAGTGATGACACTCCAGAATTTTTTCGCATAAGACTTTTGTCGATCAGTAAGTCTTTCCCATTTGCTACTAGCAAAAGTTTTTATACGTTCCCAAAAAACATCTTGGGATAATCCACCTTGTGATTGCATTGCTAAAGTCACATTAGTGGTCATTTATAACCCAGAGCACTGCTAAGTCGTGAAGAGGTAAGTACAGTTTCCAGACTGTTAGGTAATTAATCCTATGTAAAGGATGCTTGAGGGAAAGAGGAGGATGCCCTCAAGCAAAAAACTATTAATCAACTAAAGAAGAAAGCAATCTCTTTTGGATTTAGACCTTCCCATCCAGAATCAATCAGGCGCTGATCAAGGGTATTTTGATCAAAATGCTTTGCACCTGAACGGACAATTCGATTACGCATTGATTTTTTTACTCCACTTCTTTTTCGGGCACCTTCTTTTTCCATTACCTCTTTATAGAAATTCAGCATCTTTATAGGTATTAAACTGCCATCTAAATCCAATCCCTCTTCAATAGCTTTATCAATAGAGTCAGGTCCAGAAAAATCCATTTTCCTAAGCTGTTGAACAGTAATCATATAGACAAAACAAGTATTTTCGCTGATCAGCAAGTAATTTATTTAGAAAGGTCAAATTTTGGAATGTCTTCACATAAGATAAATTCAAAAACATGTTTGGGTTTTATAGGACTTGGTGCAATAGGGCTCCCTATGGCAGCAAACTTACTTAAGGCTGGTTTTTCTTTAAAAGTTCATACACGGAGTCGAAAAGCTGAAACCAGTCAAGAGTTGAAAGGGGCTCAATCTTGTTCTACTCCTAAAGAAGTTGCTGAAGACTGTGATGCTTTA
This DNA window, taken from Prochlorococcus sp. MIT 0603, encodes the following:
- a CDS encoding small RNA NsiR4-regulated ssr1528 family protein encodes the protein MDFSGPDSIDKAIEEGLDLDGSLIPIKMLNFYKEVMEKEGARKRSGVKKSMRNRIVRSGAKHFDQNTLDQRLIDSGWEGLNPKEIAFFFS